From the Fusarium oxysporum Fo47 chromosome X, complete sequence genome, the window agaagctcccGGTTGTTTTTCGCTCGGCCGACTTGCTCATCATGAATCTTCTGCAGATTGATCTTATCCTCCTCAGTAAGAAACTTGGCAGTCTCAGGGCTGTTAGGCAGAACGAAGGGAATAACAACGCCGGTAGCGATGGTAGGTGCACCATTGATAAGGATGATCCATCGCCAAGCACTCCAGCCCATGGCACCATCCATAAAGCTGATGCCGTAGGCGACAAGACCACCGGCGACACCAGAGATGGCAGCTGTGGAGAAGAAGTATGCGATACGAAGAGCGAGACTCTTGCGGCCGTAGTACATGGAGAGGTAGAGTACGACACCGGGGAAGAAACCGGCCTCGCagagaccaaggaggaggcgGCATGCGATGAGGGCTCCTAGGTTGTTCACCCAGGCGCTGCAGGTGGCGACGATACCCCATGCGATGGTGAGGCCGGCGAGATAGTAGGcaggcttgagcttcttgatgatgaggttggaGGGGGACTCGAAGAGCTGGAAATATGTTAGCTTTGTTGGGCTGGTGGGTGATTGGTAAAGCTTACACAGTAGGTGACAAAGAGTACGGAGACAGAGAGTTGGAACTCATTGCCAGTCAGGCCCAAATCTTCTTCCATGCGAAACAGACGAGCATTGCCAATGTTGACTATAATATGTTAGACACCTCACTTGTGAGCAGAGTTGAGTGGCATACCTCGATCCATCATGTTCATCAGATAAACCCACATAACCATAGGAATGATGCGATAGTCAAGCTTTCTGAGGATAGCCCTCTCAGTCTGCTTATCAACATACTCATAGTTCTCACCACGCGCCTCCTCAATGCCTCTCGCCTCAGCCTTCATGTCAGAGCCAGAAGACGAGTTGGGACGCGTGGGCTCTTGATGAGCGGAGACATTGTCATGAGCTGTCATCTTGGCTGCCAAGTTGATGTTTGAAGAGAatgccaaagaagaaaggGGAGTAGTTTCAACCCTGAGAAGACGATACTGGATGATCGACGGAAGAGAAATAAAGGTGGACGAGGGACCAGTTTTATACCAAAGCCAAGATATTTCTTACCCCGTGGGCAAAAAGACTCAAAATATCTGGAACTCCCCACAAACCCCAAGGTAGATTCTCCATATCGCAGATTCTGTTATCCAACGCCAAGCATATGCAAGCTCAACCATTGCCACGCGAGGCTTGTCTTGGCAGCTGTAACGCCTTATCCAATCACTCTCATTCGTGTGGGAGCCTCGGACAATATCCACACGAGGTTACAGCCAAGGCCCGTCATATCTCCTTCACAATCTCGGCCCATATCTGCGTTGACGAGATGCAGATATCTTCTCATGGTCCCCGGATTTTGCTGTCCTCCCCACATGCCAAGGCTGTGACAACGGCTCCGCGTTCTGGAAGTGCGTCTTTTTCTGGGGTCATAAGCTCAAAATACCGCCAATATCACCatattgaagctgaaggtGTAGTCGGTGATTTTTCAAGGGGCGGCTATCATTTGAGGCTGCAGCGTTTGACATAGCCGACACGTGGCGGACGAGCGGAAGAATTACCACATCGATGGCAAGCTGGTGCAGATGGGGTTttatcttggccttgtcttgGCTCTCCGAATGCAAATTTGGggtgagaagagagatgTGCAGTTTTAGGCGAGATGAGAAACTATGCTGACCCCCAAACTTTGACGAGACGAGCGGTCTCCTCTTTACTCCGCCTTTCTGTGCCCCAACTTATTCATGCTTAAAATAAGGATGGCCAATAGGATTGAGGCCAATTTGTTGAATCATCGGGGTAGGTAAGAGTCCATCTCCTCGCTTCATTCCAATGTGCTGtcatttttcttcttcactctTTACAGGGCCAACAGTGTCAAATTTAGCCAAGTCTGGGGTAAAAAAGCACAGATGGGGCACATCAGATCATCTCAGATCACAACATTCGACTTTTTCTTCTGACATCTGCATCTGAATCTCTTAAAAACAGAGAAAGGCTCTCACCGACCCCACGGGGAACCCCATAAACGAGAAAATGGAGACGAGTTGGAGAATGCGGCCGTTGCGACGCGCCAGCCAAGACTGCCAAGTATGCCAAGCGCCAGTTACACGCGGTCAAGTCGAACGAGTTTTTCTCTTCTGGTGGAGCGATCTCTTGGGTACTCGTCATGGTATTTCCTTGTTCCTTTTGCTTGGTTGTTGAGGGCTTTTGtgtctttctcttttctcggCGTCCGGTAGGCCGGGAATCGTGGGGATTGCTTGGCGTGTCGAACCATCGCGgggaaggaaagaaaagtCTGGGGAATATCTAGACTTTGAGAGAATTAATGCTATTAGCTAATTCTCTGAGCTGAGATTTGAGGTACACTCTGCATATGCTGAAGGTCTAGGTTGCCATGTGGCTTTTGCATGATATTGAATCACGCTTGTAATTTTACCGCCGCGTTTACTACCCGTGTCCTCTGCCGTGAGGGGAAGCCCTTTCACTGACAAACAGAAATTTCTAGTGTCTTGCAGATCATTTGGAGAATACCACCATCATGTAAACCAAGGGGTCATCTAAGGCCAAGAAGGTGCCTTCGAGATCCATCTCCGACGCATCAGGATATGTATGTCCGTCTTGGCCAATCTAGTTCAAATGCAAAACACGCCTGGCAGGCACACCTCGGTTTTCTACCGAAGAGGCTTGACAGGCGACAGGTTTGTTGTGCTTGCTGTGCTGGGGATGTCAAGATTGATCTGCAGATGTTTCATGGTGTAAATCCGACTGTGGTCGCAAGAGGGTCTTGTGGCTGCCAAAAAACAGTATCCTGTCATATGACCCCGACTTTGGTGTTTTCCTGGTTGCTTTTGTAACTCAACAGACAGATTAACAAAGGAATCGCTTATCCTGATTGTGTGGCATGATACTGCGTAGCAAAGGGGCCATGCAATAGAGCAAGTTGACCTCTTGTGTTGTATCTGGCTTAAAAACAGTATCAAGACCATGAAAAGATGTTTGATAAGTGTTTCTGAATATTGAACTCTCGCCTAAAGCGTGACTCCAGGCAAGTACATCGTTTTGCAAGACCAGAAGAGCAACAGATCAGAAAGCAAACATTTTGTTGATGGTTTCGGAAGACGTTTGACGGACCAGACATTTAAGGCATAGCAAATTGGTGACAAGCGTAAGAATGGGCAGTGTTGCTGTCATTTGTTCAGACACGCTTGCCTTTCAACTGCACCCAGTTTTGCGATGGGGCAAAGAACAAAAATGTTATTCGAATATGGTTGTGAACAATAGCTGATGCAGTCAACAAATCTGCTTTTCAACAAATAACAAAACGACTGCAAAAGGTGTTTCCCATCATGCTCCGATATACCGTGAATGGGAGATGATTGTACTTGATTGCAGCCAGGCAAATTCAGCTGCGTCACGTCCCAGGGTAGCAAGCGCTTTATGCCAGTGCACAAACAGTTTGCATAACTAAGTGGCTGCTTGTGAAAGTCGCAGTGCGTGGCGGGGCAACAGGTGAATGGCCATTGGACGTTAGGTAGCCATCCCCTGCTATTTATCCCTGCTAGACTCATTTTagctttctcctcttcccaACTCTAACCACTCTCAACCCTGCACGCGCATCCACACACGTTATTCCCGAGACAAGGGCCCTTTTCCCTATTGGCATTGTAAGTTGAGTTCTACCGAATGACTCCTTCGGCAGCGCTGACTGTCGCGCGTTGAGAGCCTCATTTGACGGGTTTTCGCTGAGTGAGTTGTCGCTGACAGGGGCACAAAAGGTGTTCGCCCACCATTTGTTCGTCACTTCTTCCCCACGAACATACATCGCGACAATCTCTAAATCGACCAAGATGTTCAAGCAACGATCTCACGAGACTCACCATAAGACTCATGTCCCCGAGATTAAGGCTAATCCGGGTGAGTACACCGTCGCTGTCCTCGGCGACAGCCTCTTCGAGCGATTCAAAACAACCGGTAAATTCGTGAGCGTCGAACCATCCGTCGACGAGATATTCAAGCTTCGATCTCACCAAACCCATCACAACACCCACGTTCCCCAGAGCAAGAACAACCCGGGCCAATACACCACCGCTATCCTCGGCGCCATCGGTGCAGAGCGCTTCAAGGCCACGGGCCGAATCCtgaacatcaacaaagacTCGCGTATCCTCAACCTCGGTGTTGGGGGTGACAAGATCTTGAATGCTCAATACCGCATGGACCAAGGTCTCGTCCGCCTTCTCAAGCAGCATCAGCCAAATATCAAGACTATGTACATCCACATGGGATCCAACAATCTCAAGAAGCAGGGTCTTCTAAAGGGCGATGCGGATGCTTACGGTGCGTTGATCAAGCAGCTGCGCACTGAGTTTCCTGACATgaccatcgtcatcactgCTTTGTTCATCCAGCGCggtctgggtcttgatgtGATTGAGGACGCCAataacaagctcaaggctatAGCTGATGAGAATGAGTGCGAGTTCCTCCCTTTTGGAGATGACCAGGCGGGGATTATGAGTGAGGACAATGTTCACTTGAACGAGTTTGGGTATCGCAAGTGGAACGAGATCCTGGTCAACGACATGAACAGCCGCTGAGCAGCACGCTCGTATCAACTTGGGGAGGATAAACAGAGCTTGGGTGGTCGGAGGACTGCCATGCATTTGCATTTGACGCAAGCGAGCCAATGTCTTTATAGAAGCAAGTCGCTTTAAAAAGCATCCCGCCGTAATGACTGGGCTAACTCTCTGTTTATAGCAAGTGCGGGATTAAACCTGAGGTAGGATTCTTTACTAGTCCCGATCGCGATATTGTATGGGGAGTATCATGGCCGCGGAAGTTTGGGTCATTGAAGGAAAGATGGCCATGGATATGACCCTCACTCTATCAGGGTGAAGTGTCGGCAAAGTATCAGACACATTACAGTCTTGTATTTCTGTCCTAGACTAGAAATTTCGTGGCCTTCTTCATTTCCTTCCCGTGCACTCTCCAACCACGCTGTGTCTGCCAAAACTCGCCACCATCACCAGTCAATGATTGATAACGTCTCTGCGAGTCTCACTTTCAGGAACGCGAAACTAAGTTCATAGCCTCTGTGATTCCACCCGAGATAGGCCTATCGAGATAAACAAGAGCCACTGCCAAATACCTCTAGTTACCGACAACAGCCAGCAGACTGTTCACGCGGCTGTTATTCTCCGTATCCATATCATAAGGAGGCGGACGCTTCCACAACAGCTTAACACCCGGCTGGAAGATCATGCAGTGCGAACTTCCACCAAAGTGAAACATGCCAATCTGCTGTCCCTTTGTAATATGAGCGTCCTTCTCAACAATAAACTCACAGCCTGACACTTCAGCCATGCCGATGAACACAATAGCCATGAGCCCAATCTTGGGGTTATCAGCCTGAATCCAGATAATACCCCGTGTAGCTACTGCGCTGATATAAGGCTGCGAGTAGTTCGGCGCCGCGGGGTCAGGATCATCTGGATTACCCGCCAGGCCCTCAAAGTAGTTCTCACTGTAGTACGACCCGGGAACGAGCTCAATGTCGACGACTTTACCACTGACGGGCGCGTGCCAGCGATGATAGCTCTTTGCACTGAGGAAGGCTTGGTAAACGGTGCCGTCGACGAGTTTGCTGGTGTTGGGGTTGGAGTTGAGCATTCTATCGAGGGAGTATGGTTGGGACTTGAGCCAGAATTGATCGTGGAGCTTGACGTGCTCGGCGACTTGGAGGGGAGCGGATTCGCATGCATTGGTGATGACGAGGGTTGGATCAGGATATTCTGGGGTTGGAGGGGCGTCGTCTGGACAGACGATCGGGCGCATGCCCTCTCTGAACTCTCGCGTGAAGAAATCGTCCCACGACTTGTAGCCATAGTATTTTGCGGATGGATCGCAAATGAAGATCTCATCAAATGTTGGGCCGCAAAGTTCACCAGTGTTGGCTACAGTGGCAAACATATGGAGGGCATCCTTGGATAACCAACCCTCTAGACCGGACTGGGAGCCAGAAGACTCCAAGAACGAACCCCAAGTGTCAAGAACACCCTTGAACGAGGCGTTGACCTCGGGGAGAAGCCAGAACTCATAGCCAGCAATAGTTCCCATGGGCCAATCAAGCACAGCATTAATAGGAAACCCAATCATCCCCATGGCAGTAGGAGGATCTTGCTTATCAAAGAAGGGAGGGGCAGATTGGATAATGAGCCTGACGACAGCGATGAATTCATCAAAGGTCTTGAGGGCTGGTTCACCAGTGGGGTCATAGTACTTGGAAGATTGAGTGAACATGTCGTTGGCAAGAGTCTTGAGGTAGGGGGTGTCATTGACGAGATTCTGAAAAGCATCGATCTTGGGGTTGGGGTCAAGAGAAGCATAGTTCCTCTTTTTGGCttgcttgagcttggaggcgATCCAGTCCTGGATCGCTGAGCGTTGCTCGGGAAGCCATTTGCCGATGGGGCGATGGGCTGTGAGAGGGAGTGAGGTCATGTTGGACAATGAAGTTAATACGAAGAAAGAGACTGAGAGTCTTTTGAAAGAGTAAATGAGCAAGGCCTGCTCAATACGGTCGAGTTTATATACATAAAGATCTCAAATCCAAGTAGAAAGCCAAGCAGAAAGGAGATGCGGAGTCTCACGGATCAGTCCCAGCCGATGTGACACGGAACCTGTACCACCAATGATATCCAAGTACGACCGAGACATACATCGCTCAGCCCGCCACAATTCCAAGATACCTGCCCGAAAAGCTCAGAAGCGCAGCAACTGCCGTCATATATGCACTCACTCACAGGTAATTGCATCACATATCTGAATACTCCTGTAGAGTTTGCAGCGCTTACATGTGAATATTGCACATTGTCTGAGACATGAGGAGGAAAGAGTCGAGACCTTGACTGATATCACATATCGCGGGGTAACTGCCGTTTCCGTTTGTGTTGTACGAAGCAACAGGTGGTATGTGATACTGTCGCAAGAATGGAGGACGAGGAGGGGAAGCTGCGTGAAACTGTGAGATGCGAATGAAGTATCGAAATGACACCGAGCTGGGAATAAGAGCACAGAATCTTACAATGAGGATCGGCAAAAACGTGGGCTTTTTTAATTGCTCATGCTCGTGGCCTGTTCTTGGTTCAGCATAGCATTGAGGCCGACTCGGCCGGTGATCACTCTCAACCACCCTAGGCACGGCACGCAGATAGTCACATTCCAGAGCTTCTCGGAGGTCTAGCTGTATTGGCCAAGAGTTTCTAGAACTTGGCGCAAAGCTGAAGATTCAGATCGCGCATGTGAATGATACGCAGGACAGGGAAATGTTCAGTAGGAAGAAATTTGAGATTCTCGTGTATCTCTATCCTTCTAAATGGGTTGATGGCCAAGTAGATAATAGGAACTTCTTGGCCgatcttatcttatcttatccGGTCAAGCTGAGGCTAACAAATTAGCTTGTAGCCACCAGGCTAAGCTGTAAACACCACTTCGCGCGATCGTGAACTATCGAATTGCTAAGCCAATAGCGCAGTGTCGGAAATTACAAAAAGTCTTCTATGAAGGAGTAGTAAATACAACTGAGTCCCTAGAATGTTTAATCGAATCGCCATCCACTCGTTCCTCAATTTTGCGCTTCGACGCCCTTCCGTTCGTTACTTTATTCTTTGTAAATATGATGTTGCTCAAGTACTCCGCTGCCGTTGCAGCTTTCGCCCTCTGTGGCCAGGTTAGCGCTGGGCCTTGTAAGCCGATTACTCGTGTCACGAGCTCAAGCTTGGGAACCTCCAGTACGGCTGCGACCGAAGCTTCTCTGACTGCTACGAACTCGCTCTCGACTGAGACCTCGGCAACGATTGACACTTCGTTGGCCGCCACGTCTGTGGAAAGCTCGGCGACGACTGTTTCTTCTGAGGCCTCAAGCACTACTGGCGATTACTCCACTTTGTTCACCTCAACGACCGAAACCGCGACCCTTGACGCAACTACCACCGAGTTCGTTTCTACCAGCACCGAGGCCTCCGATGTCTCTACGACAGCAACTGCGACGACCTCTGCTGCGCCAGTGTGCGAGTTCACAGGAGACTACACCAACTACGTCCAAAACCCTTCTTTCGATGATCTAGACGGCAATGGACAGCCCACTGTCGAACCGTGGATCATGCTCGGCGTCTCATCTCTGACAACCAACAACCCCAGAACAGGAGCCCACTCTATGTCAGTCCAGCCCCCCCTCACAAACCATACTACTAATAAATCCCCAGGGCATATTCTTACCCCGACGCCGCAATCGGAGGAAGCTCAGCCATCCTCCAACAACTTACCAATACCGTCGCCGGCCATGAATACATCTTCAAGTATCACTGGGTCCTCATCGAAGGACAACCTCTCCAATCAGAGGAGTGTCGAATCGGTACATTCGCTGGCTCTGAGGGTGCGAACTCGCAGTTCTTTTCTGTCGATGGCGATCAGGAAATTGTGCAGGGTCAGTACTATGAGCAGGAGTATCGCATTACTGCCGAGAACGATAACCAGAGATTGTCGATTGGGTTCTTTTGCAGCAGCCAGCCGTCAGCGGGAACGGTCAAGATTCAGATTGATGATGTTTCTGTTTATGACTACTATGAGGGCTGTGAAAGTCCTTGAGATGGAATGGGGTTTCGGCAGATGATTTAGTTCTGAGGGTCGCTTGtgggagcaagaaaacttctgaccttGTAACAGGGTGCCAGAAATGAGTAGACTAAGGTCATCTAAATCTATACTCAATTTACCCTTTTGTCATTTAGGATAGACACCTCAAGCTTTATTGCTTGGTGAGACAGTTGCCTCGAAGAAGAGATTTAGtagctataattataataggaATTTACAGCTTCGTTTCAGTCTTGATACCCATAACATCCCTCAagtccttgatctcagtaTCAGGTCGATGGGAAGCCGGTTTCGCAACCCGTCCTCCATAAGCCCAGTCCTTCTTCAATCCCGTCTCACGACTTTCCAATGCATCGGCAATATACTTCCCAATGATCGGAAACATTTTGAACGCGTGCCCAGAGTCGCCTGTTgcgagaagaaggtctttATGTTTTGGATGGCGATCGATTAGCCAGTGTGCATCGGGTGAATCAGTGCACCAGCATACACGTGCATCAAGAAGAGGGCGGTCGGAGAATTGAGGCATGACGGTGTTGATGAATTTTCTGATGGCGACTTCGGCTTCGTGTGGAATGCCGTCTTGGGGATGATCGCTTGAGTACCGGGGGATTGAGTAGTGAGTTGTTTTGCCGTTCTCGTCGATGAAGGTGCCTTTTTGGTACTGATATCCGGGATTATTGTCGCAGATCTTGATCAGCTCTGCTTATACGTCAGTGATTCAGATTTTAAAACCGCCATCTGGAGCGTAACCTACTTGTATCTGGATCTGGCTCAAACATGAACCCAAGTTCATAGTTGTCAATCACGGGAACTCCCTTCCACTCGGCAGCTTCTGCATCAGTAAGCTGAATATGCCCTAACGTCCAGCATTTTGACCACAACTGCTGTGACAGCTCGGGCAGTAGTTGCGGCGATGCAGCGCCCGTGCTGAGGATGTAGTGATCTGCATGAAGAACCCCACCAGAAGCGACACGGATTCCTGTGAATGAGCCGGAAGTATCGAGTTCAAGACCAGTCATTGTGCCACCAAGGCCCGAGATGAAATTGACGCCCATCCTCTCAGATTGAGAAGCCCATTTCTCAAGGGCTTTTCGTGCATGGACCCAACCGCCGAGACTGTTGTAAAGACCTTTCCAGTTCTCGATCCCAACGGCATTCTTTAGCTGGGGAACACATTGGACAATCTCGTCTCTGCCACTGATGAGTTCTAGGTTCTGAGCCTTTCCTGCCCTCTTGAGGTTCTCGTAAGACTTTTCAAGAAAAGACTCGGCTTTTTTGTCGCCTGTCGTAGTAGTAATACGTCCCTGCTTTTGTGAGTCCAAGTCGCAAGGACGGCTATTAAGATCAATGACTTACGGTTTCAAAAAAGACATCATGCCATTCTGGATCTCTCCATGCTTCAAGAGCTTCTAAAGCAAGTCGCGTGTAAAGTGGTTCGTCGTACTCAGTACGCATCACCTTGTTCAAGTCATGACCAGCAGAGTCTAGACTGGGCCATGGGTGGCGGTCGATACATACGATGTTGGTATAGCCACGCTTAGCTAGATGGTAGGCTGTACTGATACCGAATGTGCCCCTAGATTCCGAATTGGCGGTTAGCCTTGATGGTGTATTAGTAGGGGCTGAGACTTACGctccgatgatgaggatggacGAATCCTTGTTTAGAGGTGCTACTGAACGGGCCATGATTGAGAGGACTGACTTCAGACTAAGCTGTGAAAGATAAAAGATAAGGTTTGAAAACAAAAAGATGCTATCAGACGCTGAAGATGGCCGTTTTATTAGTGATATGACGCCCGTAACCGGAGCCGATACGATATCTCGTGACAAATCAAGGCTGGACCTTCCTCACGTCAATTACCCCGCAGAAAACATTACTTTATCGTTCTCGAGTGGCAACCTTTAATCAGAATTAGTCGATAGTTAAAAAAGTGTCAAGATAAGGTAGGGTAGCAATTATTCTCCTTAACCCCGAAGCTAAGGACCTGATGATCCGGCGACCAATCAGACGCTAGCTCAAATGACAACATCGCTTGGACCTTCTTCTTACATGAGGGGCAGATAAACTAACATTTGCCGAAATCCGGGGAGGGGAGTAGCATCGAATGTGACTTGACTCGCGATAAGACACAATTATAAAATGCCGAGACCTTCGCGCCAAGAAATCAATGCATCTTCAGAAGACCTTGTCTCCTTCTTGTGTCAGTTCACCTCGTTAGGCATTTCTTAGTGATTGAGACCGCCATCATGGCACGCAAGGTCGAATACGCCGACAACCTTGAGCcttcaagacaagaagatggTACCATCGAAGGCACATCAGAAGAAATCATCGACAACCCCGACAAAGCTACTGCCTTCGCCATCAGCGGCATAGACGAACACTACGATATCGACTCAGACAACTCGCCCCAACCAGAAGTCAGAGCCAATGTCCCCAACGTCGATGATCCCTCTATGCCTGTTAATACGCTCCGTGCGTGGACGCTAGGTCTACTGTTTACCATTCTCGGAACGGGTATCAATCAGTTCTTTTCGATGAGATATCCTAGTGTGACTATCTCATCGCTTGTCGCGCAGTTGGTCGCTTATCCTGCTGGAAGAGCCCTTGCGCATGCGCTTCCTATTATGAGGATTAGAGTGTTCGGGAGGGAGATTGCACTTAATCCTGATCATCACTTTAACATCAAGGAGCATGCGCTGATTACTATCATGTCAAACCTCTCATTTGGACCGTCTTGGGCAACGGATATTATTCAAGCTCAAGTTGCGCCTGCGTTCTTGGGCCTGAAGACTCCTGTCGGGTATCAATTCTTACTCGCGCTTACTATGCAGCTGTTTGGCCTTGGAATGGCTGGTATGGCGTACAGGTTTATTGTTGAGCCGCCGCATATGGTCTGGCCTTCGACGCTTGCTAATGCGGCGCTGTTTCAGACGTTACATGGGAGAGCGAACCCAAAGGCTGATGGATGGAGTATTTCGAGGTATCGCTTCTTTGTCTACGTCTTTGCGGGTGGTTGGTTGTGGGTGAGTGCCACTCATAGTTCTCTACTCTCATTCGGATGCTAACAGTTGATTAGTACTGGCTGCCTGGGTTCCTCTTTACTGGACTGAGCACCTTTGCCTTCATTTGCTGGGCTGCACCAAGTAAGTTCACTCCCTCTACCAACCGATCGTATTGAGTACTAACTTCTGTTAGAcaacatcatcgtcaacaaccTCTTTGGCATGTCAACCGGTCTCGCCTATCTCCCCACCACTTTTAACGGCTCTCCCCTCGTCGTCCCCTTCTGGGCCCAAGCCAATGTCTTCGCCGGATGGGTCATCCTCTTCGCTCTCGTCACACCAATTCTGTATTACAGAAATACTTGGTATACAGCTTACCTACCGTTCTCGGGGGGTGACATCTACGACAACACTGGCAATGTCTTCAACGCGTCACGCGTCGTTGACCGCCACGGAAATTTCTCTCCCGAAGATTACAAGAGCTACAGCCCCATATTTATGCCAGTCACTTTCGCTCTCAGCTACGGTATCTCTTTCGCGACAATGACTTGCGTTCCGACGTACATCTTCCTCAACTACTGGAAGCAGATCGTCGGCGCCTTCAACCCGCAGCGGAAGAAGGATATTCATGCTCGGCTGATTGAGAGATACCCTGATGCTCCGTGGTGGTGGTACGCCGCATTGACTGCTATCGTCCTTGGTCTTACCATCATGGTTCAAGAGGTTTACAATACCCAAATGCCTGTTTGGGGTGTCTTTCTTGCCTTTGGTCTTGCAGCATTTTATCTCATCCCCACCGGAAGTGTCTATGCTGTAGCCAACTTGAACAGCAATGTCCTCACTGTCCTTGGCGAGATCATCTCAGGATATGCTATCCCAGGAAAGCCAGTAGTCATGCTGATCTTCAAGTTCTACGCATACACTGGACTCAGCCAGGCGATGATCTTTGCTTCGGATATGAAGCTTGGGCTGTACATGAAGATTCCCCGTCGCACACTATTTGTCGCACAATTGACTGCCTGCATTGTTGGGTCTCTCACTCAAAACGCCGTCGTCCTTTGGATGTTGCACCACGTCAAGGACATCTGTGAGAGCGACCAACCCAACAAGTATACCTGTCCCCAAGGTCGCGTCAACTTCTCATCAAGTATTGTTTGGGGAGCTGTCGGTCCTGCCCGGTTATACAGCGTAGGCAAGATCTACTCAGGACTTTTGCACCTATTCTGGCTTGGAGCACTACTACCAGTAGTAACTTTCTTCCTGAAAAAGAAGTTCCCCAATAGCAAGTTGCTACGTAACCTTCACTGGCCTCTCTTTTTCGCTGGTACTGGCAACGTGCCTCCCGCTACTGGCATCAACTATAGTTCTGCCTTTGCAGtctctttcatcttcaacaagtGGATTCGTGGAAGATACCCTCATTGGTGGGCGAAGGTAAGCTCCATGTTGACCATTGTGACATTGTATCAATGCTGACTGACTATAGTATAACTATGTTCTTTCGGCGGCGCTGGACTCTGGTCTTGCGATTTCTGCTATTGTAATCTTCTTTGCCCTCGTCTTCCCTGGGGTTAGTCTTAGTTGGTGGGGTAATAATGTCCAGGGCACGACAGCGGATGGTCTGGGTACTCCGTGGAGGAAGCTGGGCACGAATGAGACGTTCGGGCCATCTTCTTGGAATTGAGGTGGTGCCAATTGCTGTAATTTGCCGGTGTTTGTGTTGTTGCGTCATTGTTAGTAAGAAAGACTGATTATGTTGCAAATACTTCTGAAAACAAGTCACAATATGTCGTACGCACATTTGGACTATCGCTGTAGGTCTTCAGTCCGGAGGTTACTTGCCGATGACTACGTGGAAGAAGTATCGTTGACGTTTACAGGGGTAGGTAAGGGAACTGAGGACCTCTAGCCTAGATGAGAAAAGACCAGGGTAAATTCAGGCAAAGCTAATACAG encodes:
- a CDS encoding OPT oligopeptide transporter protein-domain-containing protein codes for the protein MARKVEYADNLEPSRQEDGTIEGTSEEIIDNPDKATAFAISGIDEHYDIDSDNSPQPEVRANVPNVDDPSMPVNTLRAWTLGLLFTILGTGINQFFSMRYPSVTISSLVAQLVAYPAGRALAHALPIMRIRVFGREIALNPDHHFNIKEHALITIMSNLSFGPSWATDIIQAQVAPAFLGLKTPVGYQFLLALTMQLFGLGMAGMAYRFIVEPPHMVWPSTLANAALFQTLHGRANPKADGWSISRYRFFVYVFAGGWLWYWLPGFLFTGLSTFAFICWAAPNNIIVNNLFGMSTGLAYLPTTFNGSPLVVPFWAQANVFAGWVILFALVTPILYYRNTWYTAYLPFSGGDIYDNTGNVFNASRVVDRHGNFSPEDYKSYSPIFMPVTFALSYGISFATMTCVPTYIFLNYWKQIVGAFNPQRKKDIHARLIERYPDAPWWWYAALTAIVLGLTIMVQEVYNTQMPVWGVFLAFGLAAFYLIPTGSVYAVANLNSNVLTVLGEIISGYAIPGKPVVMLIFKFYAYTGLSQAMIFASDMKLGLYMKIPRRTLFVAQLTACIVGSLTQNAVVLWMLHHVKDICESDQPNKYTCPQGRVNFSSSIVWGAVGPARLYSVGKIYSGLLHLFWLGALLPVVTFFLKKKFPNSKLLRNLHWPLFFAGTGNVPPATGINYSSAFAVSFIFNKWIRGRYPHWWAKYNYVLSAALDSGLAISAIVIFFALVFPGSQYVVRTFGLSLIVDVYRGSVSMMVSLNILRALTCLNSAQSILPLSPPHSPISPKLTGDPCIQIDGVWKITEDCVDPLYSQPIIDNETHETLPLPHLRISGHFEGTAVDFNIYLPKNGWKGRFFQLVFPLQNSTASAREIGFGAESGGYTVRASGRPTYRGDAAAAKVGMMIAREYYKPKTNKIHGYIYGGSGGSLVTVGAMENTIGIWSGALTLVQAVPVSINNWSIRALAGLVLENKSVEIEDALRPGGSGDVYSSLSPTERTAFEEATALGVPIKGWESFYETGASEPLWESLRTVSGAAVTRMDPTYVDDFWNKPGYLGSEHSSLGEIFRKEMLDYKTSIISIRRGVNQIPVGLTLEKAPESARTYWLDIILLSKDGEALGKITAKGRNDNNNKTVTLHHDNDLAVLSLLQEGNQVHISNRMFLAMHAIHRHSVPKSADFYGYDCLRDSNGDPIYPQRPVLVAEQIAWSASGGASFSGKFNGKMIVMDNLMDVDAFPWHADWYKNQVKKAYGDEADNKFRLHYSENADHQMGPVYLVRNRGIPKHSN